In Microbacterium binotii, one DNA window encodes the following:
- a CDS encoding ABC transporter ATP-binding protein — translation MTITDTTASGAASAATTAYRIGGVTKTYQQKGRIVKALTGVDIEIAQGEFVTIQGPTGGGKSTFLQLLGALDRPTEGHVFLGDTDIARATNAQLGELRAHEIGFVFQGFNLIPTLTAAENVDMGLEPLKLTKQERAQRVADALQHVGLAERGDHRPGELSGGQQQRVAIARAIAKKPRVLLADEPTGNLDEHMRDEILEVLQALNREGLTLIVVTHDSAVARRASRRLRLEKGTVRDITR, via the coding sequence ATGACCATCACCGACACCACGGCATCGGGAGCGGCTTCGGCTGCGACCACCGCCTATCGCATCGGCGGCGTGACCAAGACGTACCAGCAGAAGGGGCGGATCGTGAAGGCGCTCACGGGCGTCGACATCGAGATCGCGCAGGGGGAGTTCGTCACCATCCAGGGCCCGACCGGAGGCGGCAAGTCGACCTTCCTGCAGCTGCTGGGCGCGCTGGACCGGCCGACCGAGGGGCATGTGTTCCTCGGCGACACCGACATCGCCCGTGCCACCAACGCTCAGCTCGGGGAGCTCCGTGCGCACGAGATCGGATTCGTGTTCCAGGGCTTCAATCTGATCCCGACGCTCACCGCCGCAGAGAACGTCGACATGGGCCTCGAACCGCTGAAGCTCACGAAGCAGGAGCGGGCGCAGCGGGTGGCGGACGCTCTCCAGCACGTCGGACTCGCCGAGCGGGGCGACCACCGGCCGGGCGAGCTGTCGGGCGGGCAGCAGCAACGCGTGGCGATCGCCAGAGCCATCGCGAAGAAGCCTCGCGTGCTGCTTGCAGACGAGCCCACCGGCAACCTCGACGAGCACATGCGCGACGAGATCCTCGAAGTGCTGCAGGCCCTGAACCGCGAGGGACTCACCCTCATCGTCGTGACCCACGACTCCGCGGTCGCGCGGCGCGCATCGCGGCGCCTCCGCCTGGAGAAGGGAACGGTCCGCGACATCACGCGCTGA
- a CDS encoding VanZ family protein yields the protein MTDAAVRGRRSTLLLAVATAAYLLVLARLTLVADDAAGTGGILRTWAEAFGAMPWTRWITFDLLEFTANIVLFVPAGLLGALWLGRRWWLAIPIGLAISAGIETTQGLVLAGRVADVRDLVSNTTGTVVGALVIAATRRIRRR from the coding sequence ATGACGGACGCCGCCGTGCGCGGCCGCCGGAGCACGCTGCTCCTGGCGGTCGCCACGGCGGCGTATCTCTTGGTGCTGGCGCGCCTCACACTCGTGGCCGATGACGCGGCCGGTACCGGCGGCATCCTGAGAACGTGGGCCGAGGCCTTCGGGGCCATGCCGTGGACCCGCTGGATCACGTTCGATCTGCTGGAGTTCACCGCGAACATCGTGCTGTTCGTGCCCGCCGGCCTTCTCGGGGCCCTGTGGCTGGGACGCCGGTGGTGGCTCGCCATCCCGATCGGGCTGGCCATCAGCGCCGGGATCGAGACGACGCAGGGTCTGGTCCTCGCCGGCCGTGTCGCCGATGTACGCGACCTCGTCTCGAACACGACCGGCACCGTCGTCGGCGCGCTCGTGATCGCGGCGACGCGCCGCATCCGTCGCCGCTGA
- the gndA gene encoding NADP-dependent phosphogluconate dehydrogenase encodes MTEASANIGVVGLAVMGSNLARNLASREGNTVAVFNRSYDKTEHLVTEHPEAGFVPASTYAEFAASLQKPRTAIIMVKAGGPTDAVINDLVQVFEPGDIIVDGGNALFTDTIRREKAVRETGINFVGAGISGGEEGALNGPSIMPGGSDESWVTLGPILKSIAAVAEGEPCVTHVGHDGAGHFVKMIHNGIEYVDMQLIGEAYDLIRRGTGKSPSEISEIFAEWNRGELESYLIEITAEVLKQVDAATGKPLVDVIVDQAGAKGTGAWTVQTALDLGIPVSGIAEAVFARSLSSKPAQRAEATSLPGPSSTATVADPESFIEDVRQALYASKIIAYSQGFDAIVAGAEQYGWDIKKGDIAKIWRGGCIIRAQFLNRITEAYAENPSLQALVLAPYFRDAVATAQDAWRRVVIGAVETGVPTPAFSSSLAYYDGLRADRLPAALIQGQRDFFGAHTYKRIDKEGTFHTLWSGDRSEVEAVDTH; translated from the coding sequence GTGACCGAGGCATCAGCCAACATCGGAGTCGTCGGACTCGCCGTCATGGGGTCGAACCTGGCCCGCAACCTCGCCTCGCGCGAGGGCAACACGGTGGCCGTGTTCAACCGCAGCTATGACAAGACCGAGCACCTCGTCACGGAGCACCCCGAGGCGGGCTTCGTCCCGGCTTCGACGTACGCCGAGTTCGCCGCGTCGCTGCAGAAGCCGCGCACCGCGATCATCATGGTCAAGGCCGGCGGCCCCACGGATGCGGTCATCAACGACCTCGTGCAGGTCTTCGAGCCGGGCGACATCATCGTCGACGGCGGCAACGCCCTGTTCACCGACACGATCCGCCGCGAGAAGGCGGTTCGGGAGACGGGCATCAACTTCGTCGGCGCCGGCATCTCGGGCGGTGAAGAGGGCGCGCTGAACGGCCCCTCGATCATGCCGGGCGGCTCGGACGAGTCCTGGGTCACGCTCGGACCGATCCTCAAGAGCATCGCTGCCGTCGCCGAGGGCGAGCCCTGCGTCACGCACGTCGGTCACGACGGCGCGGGTCACTTCGTGAAGATGATCCACAACGGCATCGAGTACGTCGACATGCAGCTCATCGGCGAGGCGTACGACCTCATCCGCCGCGGCACCGGCAAGTCGCCCTCCGAGATCTCCGAGATCTTCGCCGAGTGGAACCGCGGCGAGCTGGAGTCGTACCTGATCGAGATCACCGCCGAGGTGCTCAAGCAGGTCGACGCCGCCACCGGCAAGCCGCTCGTCGACGTGATCGTCGACCAGGCCGGCGCCAAGGGAACGGGCGCCTGGACCGTGCAGACCGCCCTGGATCTCGGCATCCCCGTCTCCGGCATCGCCGAGGCCGTCTTCGCCCGCTCGCTCTCCTCGAAGCCCGCGCAGCGCGCCGAGGCGACGTCGCTGCCCGGCCCCTCCTCGACGGCAACGGTCGCCGACCCCGAGTCGTTCATCGAGGACGTCCGCCAGGCGCTGTACGCGTCGAAGATCATCGCCTATTCGCAGGGCTTCGACGCGATCGTGGCCGGCGCCGAGCAGTACGGCTGGGACATCAAGAAGGGCGACATCGCCAAGATCTGGCGCGGCGGCTGCATCATCCGCGCCCAGTTCCTCAACCGCATCACCGAGGCGTACGCCGAGAACCCGTCGCTGCAGGCGCTCGTGCTCGCGCCCTACTTCCGCGACGCCGTCGCGACCGCTCAGGATGCATGGCGCCGCGTCGTCATCGGCGCCGTCGAGACGGGCGTGCCGACCCCCGCGTTCTCGTCGTCGCTGGCCTACTACGACGGCCTGCGCGCCGACCGCCTGCCGGCGGCCCTCATCCAGGGGCAGCGCGACTTCTTCGGTGCACACACGTACAAGCGCATCGACAAGGAGGGCACCTTCCACACGCTGTGGTCGGGCGACCGCTCCGAGGTCGAGGCCGTCGACACGCACTGA
- a CDS encoding 50S ribosomal protein L25/general stress protein Ctc, whose product MSEDNKVTAEVRTQFGKGFARRLRAAGQIPAVLYGHGTEPVHLALPGHQVALLIRRANALLELTADGKDHLALVKDVQKDPVRQIIEHIDLLVVKKGEKVAVDVPVVVVGEPFAGTIANLDATTVSLEVLATNIPQNIEVDVEGLEDGTHITAADLKLPQGATLVTEPETLVVAVSVPAATLAAEDEIAEADAEVAAEQSEEAAE is encoded by the coding sequence ATGTCGGAAGACAACAAGGTCACCGCTGAGGTGCGCACGCAGTTCGGCAAGGGCTTCGCCCGTCGCCTCCGCGCCGCCGGTCAGATCCCCGCCGTCCTGTACGGCCACGGCACCGAGCCCGTGCACCTCGCCCTGCCGGGTCACCAGGTCGCCCTGCTGATCCGCCGCGCGAACGCGCTGCTCGAGCTCACCGCCGACGGCAAGGACCACCTGGCCCTCGTCAAGGACGTCCAGAAGGACCCGGTGCGCCAGATCATCGAGCACATCGACCTGCTGGTCGTGAAGAAGGGCGAGAAGGTCGCGGTCGACGTCCCCGTCGTCGTCGTGGGCGAGCCCTTCGCCGGCACCATCGCGAACCTGGACGCGACGACCGTGTCGCTCGAGGTGCTGGCCACCAACATCCCGCAGAACATCGAGGTCGACGTCGAGGGCCTCGAGGACGGCACGCACATCACGGCCGCCGACCTGAAGCTCCCCCAGGGTGCGACGCTGGTGACCGAGCCGGAGACGCTGGTCGTCGCCGTTTCGGTGCCCGCCGCGACCCTCGCCGCGGAGGACGAGATCGCCGAGGCCGACGCCGAGGTCGCTGCTGAGCAGTCCGAGGAGGCCGCGGAGTAA
- the pth gene encoding aminoacyl-tRNA hydrolase gives MADTWLIVGLGNPGPRYEATRHNVGQMVIDELADRRNEGFKVHKAGARIAEGWLRPGGPKLVLAKPNTFMNVSGGPVANLAKFFDIPADRVVVVHDELDIPFDTLKLKTGGGHGGHNGVRDVAKALGTPEFPRVRVGIGRPPGRQDPADWVLDAFGQTERKTLPILISDAADAVELLVDEGLVAAQQRWHAPRA, from the coding sequence ATGGCCGACACCTGGCTGATCGTGGGACTCGGGAACCCGGGACCCCGCTACGAGGCGACGCGCCACAACGTGGGCCAGATGGTGATCGACGAGCTCGCCGACCGCCGCAACGAGGGTTTCAAGGTGCACAAGGCGGGTGCGCGCATCGCGGAGGGGTGGCTGCGTCCCGGCGGACCGAAGCTCGTGCTCGCCAAGCCCAACACGTTCATGAACGTGTCCGGCGGGCCGGTCGCGAACCTCGCGAAGTTCTTCGACATCCCCGCCGACCGCGTCGTGGTCGTGCACGACGAGCTCGACATCCCCTTCGACACCCTCAAGCTCAAGACCGGCGGCGGACACGGCGGGCACAACGGCGTCCGCGACGTCGCAAAGGCGCTCGGCACGCCGGAGTTCCCCCGGGTGCGGGTCGGCATCGGCCGCCCTCCCGGCCGCCAGGACCCCGCCGACTGGGTGCTCGACGCCTTCGGTCAGACCGAGCGCAAGACCCTCCCGATCCTCATCTCGGATGCGGCGGATGCGGTCGAGCTCCTCGTCGACGAGGGCCTGGTCGCCGCCCAGCAGCGCTGGCACGCCCCCCGCGCCTGA
- the mfd gene encoding transcription-repair coupling factor, whose amino-acid sequence MTVPGIVRALARSETFRDAAGAASVDGDFSLVDGLDAPLLAALLERRREAGKPAVLLAVAPTGRRAEALGPALEALLPGAEVRHFPAWETLPHERLSPSAETVGRRLAVLQRIAEWEGTAPLVVTASVRGAIQPIVPGLGDAGTIRLSVGGRGHDLAAIVVRLVEFAYHRVDMVSRRGEFAVRGGILDVFPPAADHPYRVEFFGDEVDQIRAFSVADQRSLPGDIDRIDLLPSRELLLTDEVRDRALGLADAFPSLAGMLTKMAEGIPVEGMESLIPALVDGLVTIVDYLPRASAVAVVDPVRAATRATTLAETNQEFLDAAWSAAVAGADTPVDLGSGDFLSLPELHEAARARTDVWWELSSFDSGAADAAAEGLSDDAGVTRIAAASVPSFAGSVEGAIDHVAQLLTEQWAVVVTASGAGLADRARDVLAERGIAARRVESLSEPPEPGLATVVVSTLERGFQVADARLAVLTESEFYGRTIGSDTRAVKKLASRRRNVVDPLQLKPGDFVVHATHGIGKFVELVQREVSSGGRNAVKSKREYLVLEYAASKRGHPGDKLYVPTDQLDLLSRYVGGEAPALSKMGGSDWAAAKSKARRAVRDIAVELVKLYSARMAAKGYAFGPDTPWQRELEEAFPFAETPDQLQTIDEIKADMERPIPMDRLLSGDVGFGKTEVAVRAAFKAIQDGKQVAMLVPTTLLVKQHLETFSERFAGFPVKVRALSRFQTDKEAKDVVAGLADGTVDMVIGTHRILTEKVVFKDLGLMIIDEEQRFGVEHKDALKKLKTNVDILAMSATPIPRTLEMAVTGIREMSTLATPPEDRHPILSYVGPRNDKQIAAAIRRELLREGQVFFVHNRVSSIQRVAADLAELVPEARVAVAHGQMGEHQLEQVVDDFWERRADVLVSTTIVETGLDISNANTIIIDRADKYGLSQLHQLRGRVGRGRERAYAYFLYDETKPLSETAADRLETISVNNDLGSGMQVALKDLELRGAGNLLGAEQAGHIAGVGFDLYLRMIGEAVATFRGEETEGQTELRLELPVQARIPEDYIDSERLRLEAYQKLSAAASATAKDDAIDLVIEELTDRYGQPPAEVEGLVAVARLRRRAARSSLADVVAMGPNLRVAPAHLPDSLRVRMQRLYPKAKLVASGEALVVPLPTAGGEPLGDAELIAWTSQLLDALFPVPEPAPAG is encoded by the coding sequence GTGACAGTTCCCGGGATCGTCCGCGCCCTCGCGCGCTCAGAAACGTTCCGAGACGCAGCCGGGGCGGCCTCCGTCGATGGGGACTTCTCCCTCGTCGACGGCCTCGACGCCCCGCTGCTCGCGGCCCTGCTCGAGCGGCGCCGCGAGGCCGGAAAGCCGGCCGTTCTGCTGGCCGTTGCGCCCACCGGCCGCCGCGCCGAGGCGCTGGGGCCCGCGCTCGAGGCGCTGCTTCCCGGCGCGGAGGTGCGCCACTTCCCGGCGTGGGAGACCCTGCCGCACGAGCGCCTCAGCCCGAGCGCCGAGACCGTCGGCCGCCGCCTCGCCGTGCTGCAGCGCATCGCCGAGTGGGAGGGCACCGCGCCGCTGGTCGTCACCGCATCCGTGCGCGGCGCGATCCAGCCGATCGTCCCCGGACTCGGGGATGCGGGCACGATCCGCCTCAGCGTCGGCGGCCGCGGACACGATCTCGCAGCGATCGTCGTGCGCCTCGTCGAGTTCGCGTACCACCGCGTCGACATGGTCTCGCGTCGCGGCGAGTTCGCGGTGCGCGGCGGCATCCTCGATGTCTTCCCGCCCGCCGCCGACCACCCGTATCGCGTGGAGTTCTTCGGCGACGAGGTCGACCAGATCCGCGCGTTCTCCGTCGCCGACCAGCGTTCGCTGCCCGGCGACATCGACCGGATCGACCTGCTGCCCAGCCGTGAGCTGCTGCTCACCGACGAGGTGCGCGACCGCGCGCTCGGCCTGGCCGACGCGTTCCCGTCGCTCGCGGGCATGCTCACGAAGATGGCCGAGGGCATCCCGGTCGAGGGCATGGAGTCGCTCATCCCGGCACTCGTCGACGGCCTCGTGACGATCGTGGACTACCTGCCGCGCGCGAGCGCCGTCGCCGTCGTCGACCCCGTGCGCGCAGCCACCCGCGCGACGACCCTCGCCGAGACCAACCAGGAGTTCCTGGATGCGGCGTGGAGCGCCGCCGTCGCCGGTGCCGACACCCCGGTCGATCTCGGATCGGGCGACTTCCTTTCGCTGCCCGAGCTGCACGAGGCCGCCCGTGCGCGCACCGACGTGTGGTGGGAGCTCTCCTCGTTCGACTCGGGGGCAGCGGATGCGGCCGCCGAAGGCCTCTCGGACGACGCCGGCGTCACGCGGATCGCCGCCGCATCCGTCCCGTCGTTCGCGGGCAGTGTCGAGGGCGCGATCGATCACGTCGCGCAGCTGCTCACCGAGCAGTGGGCGGTCGTCGTGACGGCGTCGGGTGCGGGTCTCGCCGACCGCGCCCGCGACGTGCTCGCCGAGCGGGGGATCGCCGCCCGACGGGTGGAGTCACTGAGCGAGCCGCCCGAGCCGGGACTCGCCACGGTCGTCGTGAGCACGCTGGAGCGCGGCTTCCAGGTCGCGGATGCGCGGCTCGCCGTGCTGACCGAGTCGGAGTTCTACGGCCGCACGATCGGCAGCGACACCCGCGCCGTCAAGAAGCTCGCCTCGCGCCGGCGCAACGTCGTCGACCCGCTGCAGCTGAAGCCGGGCGACTTCGTGGTGCACGCCACGCACGGCATCGGCAAGTTCGTCGAGCTCGTGCAGCGCGAGGTCTCCAGCGGCGGCCGCAACGCGGTCAAGAGCAAGCGCGAGTACCTCGTGCTGGAGTACGCCGCCTCCAAGCGCGGCCACCCCGGCGACAAGCTGTACGTGCCCACCGACCAGCTCGACCTGCTCTCGCGCTACGTCGGCGGCGAGGCGCCCGCGCTGTCGAAGATGGGCGGCAGCGACTGGGCCGCCGCCAAGAGCAAGGCCCGCCGAGCCGTTCGCGACATCGCGGTCGAGCTCGTGAAGCTCTACTCCGCGCGGATGGCGGCGAAGGGGTACGCCTTCGGACCCGACACCCCCTGGCAGCGCGAGCTGGAGGAGGCGTTCCCGTTCGCCGAGACCCCCGACCAGTTGCAGACGATCGACGAGATCAAGGCCGACATGGAGCGGCCGATCCCGATGGACCGCCTGCTGTCGGGAGACGTGGGCTTCGGCAAGACCGAGGTCGCCGTCCGCGCAGCCTTCAAGGCGATCCAGGACGGCAAGCAGGTCGCGATGCTCGTGCCGACCACTCTGCTGGTCAAGCAGCACCTCGAGACCTTCTCCGAGCGTTTCGCGGGCTTCCCGGTCAAGGTGCGCGCGCTCTCGCGCTTCCAGACCGACAAGGAGGCGAAGGATGTGGTCGCCGGCCTCGCCGACGGCACGGTCGACATGGTCATCGGTACGCACCGCATCCTCACCGAGAAGGTCGTCTTCAAGGACCTCGGGCTGATGATCATCGACGAGGAGCAGCGTTTCGGCGTCGAGCACAAGGACGCCCTGAAGAAGCTCAAGACGAACGTCGACATCCTCGCGATGAGCGCCACCCCCATTCCCCGCACGCTCGAAATGGCGGTCACCGGCATCCGCGAGATGTCGACGCTCGCCACCCCGCCCGAGGACCGGCATCCGATCCTCTCCTACGTCGGGCCGCGCAACGACAAGCAGATCGCCGCGGCGATCCGGCGCGAGCTGCTGCGCGAGGGACAGGTGTTCTTCGTGCACAACCGGGTCTCGTCGATCCAGCGGGTCGCGGCGGATCTCGCCGAGCTCGTGCCGGAGGCGCGCGTCGCCGTCGCCCACGGGCAGATGGGAGAGCACCAGCTCGAGCAGGTGGTCGACGACTTCTGGGAGCGCCGGGCCGACGTGCTCGTCTCGACCACGATCGTCGAGACCGGGCTCGACATCTCCAACGCGAACACGATCATCATCGACCGCGCCGACAAGTACGGCCTCAGTCAGCTGCACCAGTTGCGCGGCCGCGTCGGTCGCGGGCGCGAGCGTGCCTACGCGTACTTCCTGTACGACGAGACCAAACCGCTGAGCGAGACCGCGGCAGACCGGCTCGAGACGATCTCGGTCAACAACGACCTCGGCTCGGGCATGCAGGTCGCGCTCAAAGACCTCGAGCTGCGCGGCGCGGGCAACCTGCTCGGCGCCGAGCAGGCGGGGCACATCGCAGGCGTCGGCTTCGACCTGTACCTGCGCATGATCGGCGAGGCCGTGGCCACGTTCCGCGGCGAGGAGACCGAGGGACAGACCGAGCTGCGGCTCGAGCTGCCCGTGCAGGCCCGCATCCCCGAGGACTACATCGACAGCGAGCGCCTGCGCCTGGAGGCTTACCAGAAGCTGTCTGCGGCGGCATCCGCGACCGCGAAGGACGACGCGATCGACCTCGTGATCGAGGAGCTCACCGACCGGTATGGGCAGCCGCCGGCCGAGGTCGAAGGTCTCGTGGCCGTCGCCCGGCTTCGCCGTCGTGCGGCGCGTTCGTCGCTCGCCGACGTCGTCGCGATGGGACCGAACCTGCGCGTCGCGCCCGCGCACCTGCCCGATTCGCTGCGCGTGCGGATGCAGCGGCTGTACCCGAAGGCGAAGCTCGTCGCCTCCGGCGAGGCCCTCGTCGTGCCGCTTCCCACCGCGGGCGGCGAGCCGCTGGGCGATGCCGAGCTCATCGCCTGGACGAGCCAACTGCTCGACGCGCTGTTCCCCGTTCCCGAGCCGGCCCCCGCGGGCTGA
- a CDS encoding SdpI family protein, producing the protein MDNDLFIRILLAVVMVASGCLMIWMARAAASGRLKRNAIAGIRTSVTMASDEAWLTAHLRAKQATTWGGVAGIASGLGALLPVPSAGLAAIVLAGCAAMLGFVLYGAAVGTRAAAARTPEA; encoded by the coding sequence ATGGACAACGACCTGTTCATCCGCATCCTGCTCGCCGTCGTGATGGTGGCCTCGGGCTGCCTCATGATCTGGATGGCGCGCGCCGCCGCATCCGGTCGCCTGAAGCGCAACGCCATCGCCGGTATCCGCACGTCCGTCACCATGGCGAGCGACGAGGCATGGCTGACCGCCCACCTCCGCGCGAAGCAGGCGACGACCTGGGGCGGCGTCGCCGGCATCGCAAGCGGCCTGGGCGCGCTGCTGCCGGTGCCGTCCGCCGGGCTCGCGGCGATCGTGCTGGCCGGATGCGCCGCGATGCTGGGCTTCGTGCTCTATGGCGCGGCGGTCGGCACCCGCGCGGCGGCCGCCCGCACACCCGAAGCCTGA
- the gdhA gene encoding NADP-specific glutamate dehydrogenase, with translation MTETFAALPEAVRSTFATVLARNPHEPEFQQAVHEVLDSVAPVIERHPAFAELGILERIVEPERQIMFRVPWVDDAGTVRVNRGFRIQFSSVLGPYKGGLRFHPTVNASIVKFLGFEQIFKNALTGQGIGGAKGGSDFDPHGRSDAEIMRFCQSFMNELYRHLGEHTDVPAGDIGVGAREIGYLFGQYRRITNRHESGMFTGKGVQWGGAEVRTEATGYGAVFFAEAMLGVAGESLEGRRVSVSGSGNVAVYAIAKAQQLGAVPVTASDSSGYVVDDAGIDLGLLRQVKETERARIAEYAARRPSARFVPDARPWEVPVDVAFPCATQNELDETDAQTLIAHGVRAVVEGANMPSTPGAIAAFRSAGVLFAPGKAANAGGVATSALEMSQNASRQRWTFADSEAKLRQIMRDVHDAAFDAAERYGRPGDYVVGANSAGFERVAHAMAAQGVI, from the coding sequence TTGACCGAGACCTTCGCCGCGCTGCCCGAAGCCGTGCGCTCCACCTTCGCCACTGTCCTCGCCCGCAACCCCCACGAGCCCGAGTTCCAGCAGGCCGTGCACGAGGTGCTCGACTCGGTGGCTCCCGTCATCGAGCGCCATCCCGCGTTCGCCGAGCTCGGCATCCTCGAGCGCATCGTCGAGCCCGAGCGGCAGATCATGTTCCGTGTGCCGTGGGTCGACGACGCCGGCACCGTTCGCGTGAACCGGGGCTTCCGCATCCAGTTCTCCTCCGTGCTCGGGCCCTACAAGGGCGGGCTGCGCTTCCACCCGACCGTGAACGCGTCGATCGTCAAGTTCCTCGGATTCGAGCAGATCTTCAAGAACGCCCTCACCGGCCAGGGCATCGGCGGCGCCAAAGGCGGCAGCGACTTCGACCCGCACGGGCGATCGGATGCCGAGATCATGCGCTTCTGCCAGTCGTTCATGAACGAGCTGTACCGGCACCTCGGCGAGCACACCGACGTCCCCGCCGGCGACATCGGGGTGGGGGCGCGCGAGATCGGTTACCTCTTCGGCCAGTACCGCCGCATCACCAACCGCCACGAGTCCGGCATGTTCACCGGCAAGGGCGTGCAGTGGGGCGGCGCCGAGGTGCGCACGGAGGCCACCGGCTACGGCGCCGTGTTCTTCGCCGAGGCGATGCTCGGCGTCGCGGGCGAGAGCCTCGAGGGCCGCCGCGTGAGCGTGTCGGGATCGGGCAACGTCGCCGTGTACGCCATCGCGAAGGCGCAACAGCTCGGCGCGGTGCCGGTGACCGCATCCGATTCCAGCGGTTACGTCGTCGACGACGCCGGCATCGACCTGGGTCTGCTGCGGCAGGTGAAGGAGACCGAGCGCGCGCGGATCGCGGAGTACGCGGCCCGCCGCCCCAGCGCCCGCTTCGTGCCGGACGCCCGGCCGTGGGAGGTGCCCGTGGACGTGGCGTTTCCCTGCGCGACGCAGAACGAGCTCGACGAGACGGATGCCCAGACCCTCATCGCCCACGGCGTGCGCGCGGTCGTGGAGGGCGCCAACATGCCCTCCACCCCCGGCGCGATCGCCGCGTTCCGCAGCGCCGGCGTGCTGTTCGCGCCCGGCAAGGCGGCCAACGCGGGCGGCGTCGCCACCTCGGCGCTGGAGATGAGCCAGAACGCCTCGCGCCAGCGCTGGACGTTCGCCGACAGCGAGGCGAAGCTGCGCCAGATCATGCGCGACGTGCACGACGCCGCGTTCGACGCGGCGGAGCGCTACGGACGCCCGGGCGACTACGTCGTCGGCGCCAACAGCGCGGGCTTCGAGCGCGTCGCCCACGCCATGGCGGCCCAGGGCGTCATCTGA
- a CDS encoding gamma carbonic anhydrase family protein — protein sequence MRYEHLGVAPSVHPSASVAPTAVLSGDVTIGAGCRILHGAILTSEGGPLTLGEHVIVMENALVRATAANPVHIGDHTLIGPTASIAGATIAEEVFIATGARVFNGARIDRRSEVRIGATVHLRTHLGEGSVVPIGWVAVGDPAIVVSPDKHDEIWARQQELDFPGYVFGLDRDTPDLMVQLTERYGRSLARHDDDRLLD from the coding sequence ATGCGCTACGAGCACCTCGGCGTCGCGCCGTCGGTCCACCCGTCGGCCAGCGTCGCACCCACGGCCGTGCTGAGCGGTGACGTCACGATCGGGGCGGGATGCCGCATCCTGCACGGCGCGATCCTCACCTCGGAGGGTGGACCGCTGACCCTCGGCGAGCACGTCATCGTCATGGAGAACGCCCTCGTGCGCGCGACCGCCGCCAACCCGGTGCACATCGGCGATCACACGCTGATCGGGCCCACGGCGAGCATCGCCGGGGCGACGATCGCCGAGGAGGTCTTCATCGCGACGGGCGCGCGCGTGTTCAACGGCGCGCGCATCGACCGTCGCAGCGAGGTGCGGATCGGCGCCACGGTGCACCTGCGCACGCACCTCGGTGAGGGCTCGGTCGTGCCGATCGGGTGGGTCGCCGTGGGGGATCCTGCGATCGTGGTCTCGCCCGACAAGCACGACGAGATCTGGGCGCGCCAGCAGGAACTCGACTTCCCCGGGTACGTGTTCGGCCTCGATCGCGACACCCCCGACCTCATGGTGCAGCTCACGGAGCGCTACGGCCGCAGCCTCGCGCGCCACGACGACGACCGCCTCCTCGACTGA